The Thermotoga sp. SG1 region ATAATCTTCGGTACCTCAACACCTTCGCTGGCTATTTTCAGGTATATGGAAGTGGTTGAAATGTTGGCGTGACCAAGAAGGGCCTGTATCTTGTTCAAGGCGATTCCTCGCTCTATCAGAGCTACAGCAAAGGAATGTCTGAAGATGTGCGGTGTCACCTTCTTTCTTATTCTAGCCTTTCTGGCGTATCGTTTGACCGCTCTCTGTATCGATCGAACAGAAGGTTTCTTCTCGAAAAAACCAGATCTTATGAGTTCTTCCACCAGATCCCTGGAGACGTTGATAATTCTTTCTTTGTTTCCTTTTCCTCTTATCCTTATCCTGGCGGTATCGTTCAGTGAGATGTCCTGTAATGAGAGGTTTACAAGCTCTGACACCCTCATTCCCGTGTTGGCGAGCACTTTGAAGATCGCTCTGTACATTCGATGATCACACACCTCGATGATGCGCTTGATTTCATCGAGTTCCACGGCCTTTGGTAGCACCGTGTGGCGAGGGGGTTCGGCTTCGTTCCAGAAGCGATCCTGCACGTTCAGGATTCCCCTGTCTGCCTTCCAGTTCAGATAGTTCTTCACCACAACGAGTTTGTTGCGCTGAGTGGTGGGGGCGTTGTTTGATATCCTATGTAGATACTCTTTCCAGGAATCGGGGGTGACAGGTTCGTACTCAGCGAACTCTTTCAGAATGGAACGGTACTGATACAATGTTCTTTCGCTTCTTTTCTTCACTATCCTGAGATACTCAAGGTATTCTTCCATAGGAACCACCCTCTAGATTCAGATCACTGAAAAACAGGTTCTTTGTTTCTTTTTGCATGATACATGGCTATATCCGTCTTCCTGATGAGATCGTCGAGTACTTCAGAATAGAAAGCCACCACGAAGTTTCTAGGACTCTTGGATCGCACTCCATACTCGTATTCAGGAAACATGAAGAATTTTCCATCCAGTCTTGCGAATATCAGATAAACCGTGAAGGGGTACAGCGTTTCATGAATTCCTTTGAGCAGCTTCATGACTTTTTCCTCTTGTTGAAAGACATCAACGTCACTCACAACCCTAAAGATTTTTTCGCACCTTCAAATCGTTGCGAATACCGGAAAAGAACGTCAGCACGAAGAACAAGATGGCAACGAAAAGGGAAAAACGAAATAAGCTTGCTTTCAACGTAAGTTGTGAGATTCATACCTTCGTCCATGGTTGAGCCCTCTGATAAAGATGACGGAACTCACGGAATATTATACGATATATATGTCGTAAAATGTCAATTTTACGACACAGACAAATCAAACGAAGTTCTACAACCGAAGAAAAGAACTTGACTTTTTTCAAAAGGTAAAAGGCAAGGCGCATTGGAAAGACTACATTGATAAGAAAAGTCTTCGAAGATACAGAAGCCTTTTACTACTTTGTGGAGGTTAAGAAAGAAGAGACACTCCTGAGAGATCTGAGTTTCTCTTTCTCAAAAGCCGTGTACAACAGCTGGTACGATTTATTCTCTGAACTCTTCAACAGATACGAGTACATCGTGTTCGATGAGTTTCAAAATTTCCATAAGGTGAATCCGGATATCCTCTACGCTCTTCAGCACGCATGGGACGATAACAAAAACAAAACAAAGCTGATCGTACTCGGCTCTTATGTGGGTTTAATGAAGAACATCTTCACGAATGAAAAGATGCCGTTGTTTGGCCGAGCAGACAGCATCATCAACATCAAAGAATTTCCTCTTGGTGAAACAATTTCCATGTTAAAAGACTTTGGATACGATGTTTGCGAGGCATTCCAGATATACGCAATGGTGGGAGGTGTTCCAAAGTACCTGTGGCTGTTCAAGGACAAAAGAGACATCGAGCAACTGATCTACGACATCTTCATCGATGAATTTGCCCCTCTGAGAGAAGAGGCAAGGAACCTTTTGATATCAGAATTCGGTTCAGAACACAAGACGTACTTTTCTATACTGGAAGCAATTGCAGGGGATATGAAATCACTGTCTGAAATTTCCGATTCTTCTGGTATAGATGTAACAAAGCTTTCCAAATACCTGAGCGAGCTTTCGGAGGTCTACGAGATACTGTCAAAAGAGCGTCCTTTGCTCTCCGAAAAAAAGAGGAATTACAAATACAGGATCAAAGATCACTATTACAACTTCTTCTTCAAAAACATCTACAAAAACTACTCCATCATGGAATACGCCCCAGAAAAAGCTCTTGAAATCGTCTGGAGTAACTTCAATCAATACATGGGCTTCCAGTTTGAAGAGATATGCAGGCAGTTCCTTCTGGAAAATCCCAGCCTTTTTGGTTTCACCCCGAAAGCCATTGGAAAGCACTGGGGAAGGGTTCCTCACAGAAAGAACGAATCGTACGATATAGACCTTGTCGCATACGATGAGGAAAACGTGTTGTTTGGGGAATGCAAGTGGTCTAACAAAAAAGTGGGAGAAGAAGAATATCGAAAACTTCTTCTGAGGAGTGAATACGTGAATACTGGAAAAAGAAAAAAGATCTACGCTCTGTTTTCCAGAAGCGGCTTCGAAGAAAAACTCCTGAAAATGAAGAGTGAAAACCTGTTTCTCATCACACCAGGAGATATGATGAGGGTGTATGGAGTAGTAGAATAAAATAAATAAAATAAAGAATGAAAAAAAGACATTAAGGGGAGATACCATGACCTTCAAAGAGGCTGCCTATTTTATCCTGAAAAGAGAAAAAAGGCCCATGACGGTAAAAGAAATAGTAGAAATAGCCTTGAAAGAGGGACTGATAAAAACCTCCTCCAAATCACCTGATAGAGATATGGCGGTAAATATCTACGATGACATCAGATTGAATGGAAAGAATTCACCGTTTGTGAAGGTAGGAAGGGGGCTTTTTGGATTGAGAGAGTTTGAAGAACAAGAAAGAAAAACAACCACTGAAGGAGTAGAGCATCTTACAAGAAAACTCAAGGAAACGCAGTACAGGAGCAACTCTCCTTCAGAGTTCGAAGAGGTTCTGAAAGAAGCCTTTTCTTTTCTTGGATTTGAGACGGACCTCATAGCAACACCTGGAAACACAGACGTTGTTCTCAAAGCGAACATAGGACATGAATCATACACTGTGAACGTGGATGGAAAAACCAGCAAATCCGGAAAGATCTCAGACGTTCAGATAGACTGGCTCTCACTTGAAGATCACAAAGGGAAAACTGATGCAGATTTTGTTGTGGTTGTAGGTCCTGACTTTGCAAAAGGAAATGTGGAAAAAAGAGCCCATAAAAGTGGTGTTGTCCTTCTAAAGGTGAAAGATCTGATAGAACTTTTGAAAGAACATATCAGATACCCATTCAACCTGCTTGAGTTAAAAAGACTCTTTGAAACACCCGGTGATGCTGGTCATGTCGTAGAAGAAATCATAAGCGCTCATCGGAGCAGAACACATTTTCTGGAAAACCTGAAACTCATCGTGGAGGAGATGGACAATCTACAGAG contains the following coding sequences:
- a CDS encoding winged helix-turn-helix domain-containing protein, yielding MTFKEAAYFILKREKRPMTVKEIVEIALKEGLIKTSSKSPDRDMAVNIYDDIRLNGKNSPFVKVGRGLFGLREFEEQERKTTTEGVEHLTRKLKETQYRSNSPSEFEEVLKEAFSFLGFETDLIATPGNTDVVLKANIGHESYTVNVDGKTSKSGKISDVQIDWLSLEDHKGKTDADFVVVVGPDFAKGNVEKRAHKSGVVLLKVKDLIELLKEHIRYPFNLLELKRLFETPGDAGHVVEEIISAHRSRTHFLENLKLIVEEMDNLQSVLGYFTVDSLVARTVEKKLEPQMIKSVIDLLNSPLIKAVEEVSEGKYVLIMNKKNLSRVFKQMAGLFEEEEKKEEREVAFVENNEENKKLATKYFKWEIKNKSVVAWARKENPYQHFCPLKHFHFIIRKIVEVFKNNAEVSSSTVFSLLEGEELVPGRPFRGKSERYKMDMALGILELEGFIEWTGKKMPVTYRLKKPVEEIEKWVAQRFGM
- a CDS encoding ATP-binding protein produces the protein MIRKVFEDTEAFYYFVEVKKEETLLRDLSFSFSKAVYNSWYDLFSELFNRYEYIVFDEFQNFHKVNPDILYALQHAWDDNKNKTKLIVLGSYVGLMKNIFTNEKMPLFGRADSIINIKEFPLGETISMLKDFGYDVCEAFQIYAMVGGVPKYLWLFKDKRDIEQLIYDIFIDEFAPLREEARNLLISEFGSEHKTYFSILEAIAGDMKSLSEISDSSGIDVTKLSKYLSELSEVYEILSKERPLLSEKKRNYKYRIKDHYYNFFFKNIYKNYSIMEYAPEKALEIVWSNFNQYMGFQFEEICRQFLLENPSLFGFTPKAIGKHWGRVPHRKNESYDIDLVAYDEENVLFGECKWSNKKVGEEEYRKLLLRSEYVNTGKRKKIYALFSRSGFEEKLLKMKSENLFLITPGDMMRVYGVVE
- a CDS encoding tyrosine-type recombinase/integrase, producing MEEYLEYLRIVKKRSERTLYQYRSILKEFAEYEPVTPDSWKEYLHRISNNAPTTQRNKLVVVKNYLNWKADRGILNVQDRFWNEAEPPRHTVLPKAVELDEIKRIIEVCDHRMYRAIFKVLANTGMRVSELVNLSLQDISLNDTARIRIRGKGNKERIINVSRDLVEELIRSGFFEKKPSVRSIQRAVKRYARKARIRKKVTPHIFRHSFAVALIERGIALNKIQALLGHANISTTSIYLKIASEGVEVPKII